From a region of the Haematobia irritans isolate KBUSLIRL chromosome 4, ASM5000362v1, whole genome shotgun sequence genome:
- the LOC142234985 gene encoding uncharacterized protein LOC142234985, with protein sequence MVESIYMFVFRKRQVNRKRSIQGRGFVNNLINALPIELHLPGYQFCGPGTKLDKRLKRGDKGINALDAACKIHDIAYSRSSDIEKRHKADKELLERAWERVKANESTWGEKLNAYLVSNAMKAKLKLGMGMRKKKACGRTIFNSTIKKANTLLKKQKPVDINSAIKIARKVINSSFKGKKSHVVIPRVINVPKIGGFLPLVPIITALGALGAISSGVSSIARTINTAKDAKKQLEESMRHNKSMESIAMGKGLYLKPYKTGMGITLNNTDTKN encoded by the exons ATGG ttgagagcatatatatgtttgtatttcgGAAGAGACAAGTCAATCGCAAACGATCCATACAAGGAAGAGGATTCGTAAACAATTTAATCAACGCCTTACCCATTGAGCTACATTTACCCGGATACCAATTTTGTGGACCAGGAACAAAACTCGATAAAAGATTGAAAAGGGGTGATAAAGGGATAAATGCTTTGGATGCAGCCTGTAAAATTCATGATATAGCTTATTCACGAAGCTCAGATATTGAAAAACGCCACAAAGCAGATAAGGAACTCTTAGAGAGGGCGTGGGAGAGAGTAAAAGCTAACGAAAGTACTTGGGGTGAAAAATTAAATGCTTATTTAGTCTCCAACGCAATGAAAGCAAAACTAAAACTTGGCATGGGTATGAGGAAGAAAAAAGCATGCGGACGTACAATTTTCAATTCAACAATTAaaaaagccaacacactactaaAGAAGCAAAAACCTGTTGATATTAACTCTGCAATAAAAATCGCTCGGAAGGTTATTAATTCATCATTCAAAGGGAAAAAGTCACATGTCGTCATCCCAAGAGTTATTAATGTTCCTAAAATTGGCGGTTTTCTACCATTGGTTCCTATTATAACAGCACTAGGTGCCTTGGGTGCAATATCTTCGGGTGTATCATCGATAGCAAGAACAATTAACACTGCTAAAGATGCTAAAAAGCAACTAGAAGAGAGTATGCGTCACAACAAAAGTATGGAGTCAATTGCTATGGGTAAAGGACTTTATCTTAAACCATACAAAACTGGTATGGGTATTACCCTAAATAATACGGATACAAAAAACTAA